One Chaetodon trifascialis isolate fChaTrf1 chromosome 13, fChaTrf1.hap1, whole genome shotgun sequence DNA segment encodes these proteins:
- the nsmce4a gene encoding non-structural maintenance of chromosomes element 4 homolog A, with amino-acid sequence MKRARGSSDDEAPRQNGSAGGGRENQRQNDGDDGGCAFDPADLQDDDEESGLRKEIRCKYRDLISSVQQNREDMLSPSNNKLKDVLDEADRLFKDVRQTREAALDFHLIVVTADLGKEKATELVAQGTAFDSTTFAEHLLSFMGLNRLEDGNDEQENGGAAYGYLPQDAWHRVARRAESCFRTAPCFHYMMGSFHAEPPPPKQRIERQRKAPSKEAKRIMPTQLKKIEDSDQEATEKEVERILGYLKTYHQYDPTSPISFYEFVIDPKSFSRTVENIFHTSFLIRDGLARTYLDNAKLSCIEPVEEGEVEAGGSCKQCIISLSPKMWKELIDAFDIREAMIQPPQKQNE; translated from the exons ATGAAGAGAGCCAGAGGCAGCAGTGATGATGAGGCTCCTCGGCAGAATGGCTCCGCCGGCGGAGGGAGAGAAAACCAGCGGCAGAACGACGGCGACGACGGCGGCTGCGCCTTCGACCCTGCTGACTTGCAGGACGACGACGAGGAGTCCGGACTCAGGAAGGAAATACGGTGCAAGTACAGAGACCTCATCAGCTCAGTGCAAC AGAACAGGGAAGATATGCTGAGTCCCTCCAACAACAAACTCAAAGACGTTTTAGACGAGGCAGACAGACTTTTTAAAGATG TCCGGCAGACGAGAGAAGCAGCTCTGGATTTCCACCTCATTGTTGTGACTGCAGACCTGGGAAAGGAGAAAGCCACAGAACTAGTGGCACAGGGCACTGCTTTCGATTCCACTACTTTTGCTGAGCACCTT CTGTCCTTCATGGGTCTCAACCGGCTAGAAGATGGGAATGATGAGCAGGAGAACGGAGGTGCAGCTTACGGATACCTGCCCCAGGATGCCTGGCACAGAGTGgccaggagagcagagagctgcttcaGGACCGCACCCTGCTTCCATTACAT GATGGGTTCGTTCCATGCAGAGCCTCCGCCTCCTAAGCAAAGGATAGAACGACAAAGGAAGGCACCCAGCAAGGAAGCCAAAAGGATAATGCCGACTCAG CTGAAGAAAATTGAAGACTCTGATCAAGAGGcaacagagaaagaggtggAAAGGATCCTGGGATACCTGAAGACTTACCACCAATATGATC CAACATCTCCAATATCATTTTATGAGTTTGTCATTGACCCCAAGTCGTTTTCCCGGACAGTAGAGAACATTTTCCACACGTCTTTTTTAATCAGG gATGGTTTGGCACGGACATATCTGGATAATGCCAAATTGTCTTGTATAG AGCCTgtagaggagggggaggtggaagCTGGAGGTTCATGCAAACAGTGCATCATCTCTTTGAGCCCAAAGATGTGGAAG GAGCTCATAGATGCCTTCGACATCAGAGAAGCAATGATTCAGCCTCCACAAAAGCAGAATGAGTGA